A stretch of Salvelinus alpinus chromosome 4, SLU_Salpinus.1, whole genome shotgun sequence DNA encodes these proteins:
- the LOC139573231 gene encoding aquaporin-10-like, which produces MRIDGTEGQVQANKQVLGMKERGQVPDNDPWPVAPEVRKMGVKGPSFKPQMEGVKRTLRVTNPLVRECLGELMGTFVLLMFGCSASAQVKTSRETKGQYLSANMAFSVGVMSAMYLCKGVSGAHLNPAVTLSFCSLGRVPWVKLLPYTLCQVLGAYLASGLVFLVYYDAIMDFSGGNLTVYGANETASIFATYPGEHLSLSSSILDQVVGTAMLMLCILPLDDQKNSPAPDALIPPIVAVVVLGIGMSMSSNCGGAINPARDLGPRLLTLTAGWGTEVFTCYNYWFWVPMMAPLLGGMVGSGMYLVFIAWHLPDLPTNPPIDSFSTKPTTEVWTQPPAPEKEGVELKTAVF; this is translated from the exons ATGCGTATAgatgggacagagggacaggtccAGGCTAACAAACAGGTATTggggatgaaggagagagggcAGGTACCAGACAATGATCCCTGGCCAGTGGCCCCAGAGGTCAGAAAAATGGGGGTTAAAGGACCCAGCTTTAAGCCCCAAATGGAGGGGGTGAAGCGGACTCTGAGGGTGACGAACCCCTTGGTTCGGGAGTGTTTGGGAGAGCTGATGGGAACATTTGTTCTgctg ATGTTTGGCTGTAGTGCATCAGCCCAGGTGAAGACCAGTAGAGAGACTAAGGGACAGTACCTCTCAGCCAACATGGCCTTCTCTGTAGGGGTCATGTCTGCCATGTACCTCTGCAAGGGGGTCTCAG gaGCCCATCTGAACCCAGCGGTCACTCTGAGTTTCTGTTCGTTGGGCAGGGTGCCCTGGGTGAAGCTGCTCCCATACACTCTGTGTCAAGTGCTGGGAGCTTACCTGGCCTCTGGCCTGGTCTTCCTGGTCTACTATG atgCTATCATGGACTTCAGTGGAGGGAATTTGACAGTGTATGGGGCTAATGAGACGGCGTCCATCTTTGCCACCTATCCCGGAGAGCACCTATCTCTCAGCAGCAGCATCCTAGACCAG GTGGTGGGCACTGCCATGTTGATGCTCTGCATTCTCCCATTGGATGACCAGAAGAATAGTCCTGCCCCCGACGCTCTGATCCCGCCCATCGTTGCCGTGGTAGTCCTGGGGATCGGCATGTCGATGTCGTCCAATTGCGGCGGAGCGATAAACCCTGCCCGTGACCTGGGGCCACGCCTCTTGACACTGACCGCCGGCTGGGGCACTGAGGTGTTCAC GTGTTATAACTACTGGTTCTGGGTTCCCATGATGGCTCCTCTGCTGGGAGGGATGGTGGGCTCTGGGATGTATCTGGTCTTCATCGCATGGCACCTGCCCGACCTTCCAACGAACCCCCCCATAGACAGCTTCTCTACCAAGCCCACCACGGAGGTGTGGACGCAGCCCCCAGCACCAGAGAAGGAAGGGGTGGAGTTGAAAACTGCTGTGTTCTAG